CGTGTTCGGCAATAGGATATTGTCGCAGCTCACGGTGAAGCTCGCGGAACTCTACAAGGAGATCGTGACGACGACGGTGCAGTTCGACGAGCTGCGTCGATATACGAGAGAGTCGCTCGACGAATTCAAGCGTCTGATCGAACGGCAGAGCGACAAGATCGATCGCATCGAGCGAGAGCGGATCGCCGCCGAAGCGGAATCGACGGCGCGGATCAAATATCTCGAAAGTCGCCTCGATTTGTTGAGCGAGAAAGCGCTTCACGTCGCCATGTCGGAGATGGCCGCCGAATATGCGAAGCGTGGACGGAATGGAAGCTCGGACGAGGCGCCGCCGGCCCAAAGGCTGACCGACGGCGCAAAAGGACCGCTACCCCCCCACTACCGTCGTGAACACCTGCCCGCCGCGCGCCAGCGTGATCTTCCAGTAATAGCGGCGCCCGCCCGTCGCCTGCTCCAGCTCGCGCGTCGTGCCGATCTTCTCGTCATTGATGGCGAGGATCACGTCGCCCTTCTGCAAATTGAGCCGCGCAGCGGTGGAGTCCTCGTCGATCTCGGTCACCACCACGCCGATGGCGACGCCCTGCACCGACAGCTCCTCGACCACGGCCGGCGACAGATTGACCACCGTCGCGCCGGCGAAGGGCGAAGCGCCCTTCACCTTCACCGGATCGCGCGCCGGAGTCTCCGGCGCCGGGGCGAGGCGCAGTGGCAGAAACACCGTCTTGCCGCCGCGCAGCACGCCGAGCGTCGCCTGACCGCCGAGCGGCTTGGTGGCGAGCCGATAGCCGACCGCCTCCGGATCGTCGGCCGACTGGCCGTCCACCGAGACGATGACGTCGCCGCGCTTCAGCCCCGCCTCGGCGGCCGGACCCTTGGCGATGAGATCGGCGATCAGCGCGCCGGCCGGCCGCTCGAGCCCGAGCCCATCGGAAATCTCCTTGGAGAGATTTTGCAACGTGGCGCCGAGCCACGGCCGTTTCACCTGATGGCCGCCGCCCTTGGCCGCCGCCACGACGATCTTGACCATATTGACCGGAATGGCGAAGCCGATGCCGACCGAGCCGCCGGACTTCGAGAAGATCGCGGAATTGATGCCGACGACGCGCCCGTTCATGTCGACGAGCGGACCGCCCGAATTGCCGGGATTGATCGAGGCGTCGGTCTGGATGAAGAAGCCATAGTCGGAGATGCCGACCTGCGTGCGGGCCAGCGCCGAGACGATGCCCTGCGTCACCGTCTGGCCGACGCCGAAGGGATTGCCGATGGCGAGCGTGAGATCGCCGACCTCGAGCGCATCCGAATCGCCGAGCTCCATGGTGGGGAAGGCGGAGCCCTCGGTCAGCTTCAGCACGGCGAGGTCGGTGCGCGGGTCGCGCAGCAGGATCTTCGCGGGAATCTCGCGCTTGTCGGCGAGCGACACCTTGACGTCGGTCATGCCCTCGATGACGTGATTATTGGTGACGACGAGCCCGCCCGCATCGACAATGACCCCGGAGCCGAGCGACTGAGCGGTGGGACCGCGCGGCCCTCCGCCGCCCTCGCCGAAGAAGCGGCGGAAGATCGGATCGTCCAAGAACGGGTTGACGGGCCGCTGCTCGATCCGCGTCGCAAACACATTGACGACGGCCGGGCTCGCCTTTTTGACGATCGGCGAGAAGGAGAGCACCGCGTCCGCATGCGATTGCGGCACGACGCGCGGCTGCTGCGCGAGCGCCGCCTCGCCGAGCCCGCAAATAAAAGCCGCCGCAATGAGTTGTCGCCAGAAACGTCGCATTCGCCGATCCTCTCGGGGGTAGATTCGCCGCGCGCATATTAGCGCGAAAAGCGACCGGCT
The sequence above is a segment of the Methylosinus trichosporium OB3b genome. Coding sequences within it:
- a CDS encoding Do family serine endopeptidase, whose product is MRRFWRQLIAAAFICGLGEAALAQQPRVVPQSHADAVLSFSPIVKKASPAVVNVFATRIEQRPVNPFLDDPIFRRFFGEGGGGPRGPTAQSLGSGVIVDAGGLVVTNNHVIEGMTDVKVSLADKREIPAKILLRDPRTDLAVLKLTEGSAFPTMELGDSDALEVGDLTLAIGNPFGVGQTVTQGIVSALARTQVGISDYGFFIQTDASINPGNSGGPLVDMNGRVVGINSAIFSKSGGSVGIGFAIPVNMVKIVVAAAKGGGHQVKRPWLGATLQNLSKEISDGLGLERPAGALIADLIAKGPAAEAGLKRGDVIVSVDGQSADDPEAVGYRLATKPLGGQATLGVLRGGKTVFLPLRLAPAPETPARDPVKVKGASPFAGATVVNLSPAVVEELSVQGVAIGVVVTEIDEDSTAARLNLQKGDVILAINDEKIGTTRELEQATGGRRYYWKITLARGGQVFTTVVGG